In the genome of Actinomycetota bacterium, one region contains:
- a CDS encoding NUDIX domain-containing protein → MDGIDPGDELLDVVDEHDRVIGQATRREVRRRRLLHRFSSVLCRDPAGRVYVHRRTDDKDVYPGMYDMTAGGVLAAGETYLEGARRELAEELGVAGPEPRFLFRHRYRGQENPSWSALFEVTWDGPVHPQASEIAWGAFLTLDELAARLEEWPFCPDGLEVFRRWQAGDW, encoded by the coding sequence GTGGACGGCATCGACCCTGGCGACGAGCTGCTGGACGTGGTCGACGAGCATGACCGGGTGATCGGGCAGGCGACCCGGCGCGAGGTCCGGCGCCGGCGGCTGCTGCACCGGTTCTCCTCGGTGCTCTGCCGCGACCCCGCCGGGCGGGTGTACGTGCACCGGCGCACCGACGACAAGGACGTCTACCCGGGGATGTACGACATGACGGCCGGCGGGGTCCTGGCCGCCGGCGAGACCTACCTGGAGGGGGCCCGGCGCGAGCTGGCCGAGGAGCTGGGCGTGGCCGGGCCGGAGCCGAGGTTCCTGTTCCGCCACCGCTACCGCGGCCAGGAGAACCCCAGCTGGAGCGCCCTGTTCGAGGTCACCTGGGACGGCCCCGTCCACCCTCAGGCGAGCGAGATCGCCTGGGGCGCCTTCCTCACCCTCGACGAGCTGGCGGCCCGCCTGGAGGAATGGCCGTTCTGCCCCGACGGCCTGGAGGTCTTCCGCCGCTGGCAGGCCGGCGA